Within the Oryctolagus cuniculus chromosome 19, mOryCun1.1, whole genome shotgun sequence genome, the region CTTGCCTTTCAGATGGCGCTGATTTATTCTGGAATCCCCGAGTACTACGGGGTCAACATCACCAGGCTGTCGTGAGTACCGGGGgctggaagggagggggaggggcgtgaGCGCCACACCGCTGCGGTGGCCCACGGCTGCGGGCCCTCTCCAGGGCACTGCCCACTGCCAACGAGCCTTTGCTATCGGTGGTCTTTCTGAGAGACACGGGTGTAGGCGTGGGCGTTCCGTGGCCTCTTCGTGGCCGGAGCCCGCAGCACTGCATGCACTACAGTGGCCACCGGGACCGTGGCCACCGTCTGTGTTGGgggccccagcccccccccaacttcccagGCTGAGGCAGTCACTGTTCTAAGTTCCCCTCAGCTCCCTTTAAACCTCCGCACCCGCGAGAGGGTGCCCGCTCGTCTTTGTGGCCGAGTAACATTCCCACGCATATCTCACTCGTCCGCCCGTCCGGCCGCGGATGGCCACTCCCGCCCACGTGTCGAGACAGTTCTTCCCTCACAGCTCCCGAGCCCGGAATAAAGCCAACATGGCAGCCCAGCGCGTTTCTCCCGAGGCCTCCCCACCGCGCTCAGGGCCCTTCCGGTGTCTTCGCGTGGTCTCCGTCCCgcgtggtctctgtgtgtgtgtgtgtgtgtgcgtgtgtggatTCCCACCAGAGGGGGCGCTCGCCTCACCCTTTGAATTCCGCGGCGGGAGGCACTGGGATCCCAACAGCGACCCCTAGAGCCCGGGAGGACAGTGCTCATTGCTGGGAACTTGCTGGTGGCGCGGACAGCCCTGCCTGGGTCCCCGAGCCGTGCAGAGCCCACAGCGGGcagggcaggcggggaggggcccGTGGCACGCCGCCCACGGCCGTCTCCCCTCCGTCCTCAGGCCTGGCAGCGTGGTGGTGGAGCATGACGTCATCCTGAGGACCACCTACACGCCGCAGTATCAGGAGGTGTTCGGGCAGGCCACGGAGACCGTGGAGGAGATCATCATGAACGTGACGGCCAAGCAGATCAGCACGAACAACTCCTGCCCCGGTAACTCCCGCTGCACCAGGTCCCGGGGtcggcgagggagggagggaagaggagggaggagcccGGCCCGGGGgccagctgcaggcctgggcgGGGAAGTGGGGACCACTGCGCTTGTTGCTTTCAAAAGGCGATGGGGGCgtggcggggcagggcaggggcggggcgtggcggggcgggggcgtggcTGGCAGGGAGTGGCGAGGCAGGGCGGGGCGTGGGCAGGGTGGGCGTGGCACTGCGAGGTCGTGGAGGCGAAGGGCACTTCAGGGCTGTgaagagggggctgggggcaCGCTGCTCCCCCCGTCACTCCCATCCTGGTCCCGCGAGGGTACGCTTGGGCTTGCTCTAAGGAGGCTTCCTGTGTCTTCTTCCCCAGCCTTGCTGTGTTTCAACACGACGGCCACCATGGTGCAAAATGTCACCATCGACTACGACCCCGAAGGTGGGTGGCGCTGCGGGgcggggacgtggagtggggagcAGGTCTGGGgcgaggctggggaggggccgggtAGGACCCTAGACCCTGGCTCACGGCCGCCACCCCCGTGCCCCGCAGAGGAGTGCCGACAGAAGGCAGGGCCGGTGTACAGTCCCTACTTCACGGTGGAGTACAAGGACCAGACGCCCTACTGCGTGTCGCCCTGCATGTCAGACTTCAACGTCTCCATGAACTGCAACATGGGCAAGTGCCGGCTGGAGACCACCGGCCCCCGGTGCTTGTGAGTGTCCCATACCCCGGCCCCCGGGACCCCCGCCCAAGACACCGAGGGCACAGGGCTGGGTCTCCGTGTCTCCTGACTGTGGCCAGCCACAGAGGAACAGGATGGGGGCTGGGAGGACCTGCGTAGGCCCGGGGTGGCTCCGTGCCTTGTCTGTGCTGagcagagagaggctgagcagagAGGCCTGAGGAGTCAACCCAGAAGGGCTTCCCGGAGGAGGAGTATcaggatggggagggggcagctttGAGAGGAAGAAGAGCTTCGAGGAGGGGACATGAGCTCTGGGCTGGGTTCCGGGCTGGATTTCCTGCAGGAGAGGAAGACTGGGCATGAGAGTAGcccagggggaggaggaagggtggccCTGGGGTCCTTGTCCCCTGGGGAGGCATAGGCTCTGGGCTGCTCCTAGAGGCAGCAGGGGCctccagctgggggtggggcccacgGTCAGGGGACATGGGCACTGTCCTCGCTGGCTCTGCACCCTGGCCATCTCCCCTTCTTCCCTGGGGTCGGGGCCGGCTCTGCAGCCACGGCTGTCCCTGACTGTCCCCTGTCCCCCGTCAGCTGCCTGATTACAGACACTCACTGGTACAGCGGAGAGACCTGCCAGTGGGCCACCTCCAAGAGCCTGGTGTACGGGCTGCTGGGGGCGGCGGGTGGCTTGCTGCTGATCATCATCATGGCTCTGTTGGTGTTCTCGCTGCGCTCCAGGAGGAAGGCGAGGAGGTGAGTGGCTGCGGCCctggccccttcctcctcctcgccCCACCTGCCCGCCCATGGTTGCTCCAccctgggggtgggcagtggacatggctcctccctggctcctggtcaccAGGGGTCTCCCTGGGGCTTCTTCAACAGGAAACAGTCCATAGAGCCTCAGCTGTACCAATGGCATGAAGAGGTtggacaggagccagggacctTCCGAAACGTCACCTTCGACCTCCACGAAGGTATCGGACTCCTCCCGGGATTTGGAATGACCTAAAGGGTGGACACAGGCGGAGCAGGCGCAAGGGGAGGAGACTAGGGCTTAAAGTGGTGCCTCTCTCAGCTGCGGAATATTTGGCTCCACGTTTGAGCCCCCATGCCCACCGCCCGGCTCCTGCAGgaccctgggtgggtgggggggtgtatcaacatgggtgcagggagtaTGTGAGACCACCTGGGGAGGCCCAGCCTCGCTGATGACACGGCTTTCTCGtgaaccaaagacaagaaggacAAACTCTAAGGACAACACCTGCTGTTCTCTGGGTAGTGAGGATCATGGCAGGCAGGTAAACAGTAAGGCAGAAAGAATTACCAGAACCCTGGGGAAAACGGCTTATCCTGTCAGACCCGAGTCCACGTCAGGAAAGCCAAAGCTGACAAAACTGCGAGGAAAACGGACAACCCCTCCGACGTGGGGGGAGCGTCCCGAATCACTCAGTAATTGACTGGCCAAGCGGGCTGCCAATCATCAAGGATGCACAACTTTTGTACAAGACAGTGTAGCACGAATGCCTGCTTCAGTGACTCGGGAACACGCATGCATTAAAAAGCACATGGAAAAAGCGAAAGAATGGGCCACACTCAAGGCCATTACCAAGTTTCCATGAATTTCCAAACAGTTCTTTGAATCAGGCTCCATCATCTAACTGCATTGCAAAGGAGGCTAGAAACCCGTGACAAAAATATTTCTGGGAGACAAAGGCAAAAATCCCAtgtctttgggaaaaaattttttcttgaaGCTTCTAAATAACCCATAGACCAAATAAGAACTCATAAGGGAAGACAGAAAGTGCTTGGATCCGGGTGATAAGGAAAGCGTGTACTTGGTTTCAAAGCTTCCGGGGTGCAGCTACACACCCATTCAGAAGGAAATTCATAGCCTTAAAATGCTCATGTTAGAgagctgcagggggcaggggagtcGGGCATACTGTCACATTTTTGGAGCTTTTCTAtttcctgggggtggggacggatgccctcagccccctcccctaCCCCAGGTGAGCTGAGCGGGAGAGATGATGGCCCATCTTCCTAACCGCCTGCTCCCCCGGGGCTTCCTCCTCCAGGGCAAGACAGCTCCGTCTACGTGAACTCCATCTACAGTAACTTTGAGCCCGCCCTGAGCAACATTGATCCCGAAACAAGGGTAAGAGGGGCCTGGAGAAGGTGCTCCCCCCCAACTCCCCCTCCTATACTCTAGGAGCTTTAGGAAAGCAAGACCCTGTTTTTGGGTGGTGGGTCCAGGCTGTTGTCCCAGCCTACACTGACCGGCTGAGGAGGGAGAACAAGTAGAGCCCCtgaggctccaggctctgggctcctcctcCACGCTGTGCCCTGGATGGCCAGCTAATTCGGCTGTTTTCATTTGGAAAACACACGAAAGTCAGAAATAATGAGATGTGGACACAACGAATTTTATTCTctgccttttattattttttttttcctgtccttGGGTCTTTAAATCTAGAGCTGGctcttagctttttaaaatttttttttaacatgtctgGGATGATTGTTTGCAGGAATGTCCCGTGCTCCGGCTGTCTGGTTTTCTCTGGTGATTTCCTCCTGGGGTCATTCACCCCTCAGCCTTCTGTAATTCCTATAAAGGAGGTTGGGGCTGTAGCTTTCCTTAGGGTCAgctgaaacatttttattatgttacagATGTAGGTAATGTGTTCAGTGCAAGGGTGGGAAGCATTTTTTCCGCCaagggtatttataacatcattcctGAGCCACACAATATTATCCACTTAAACATTAGCCCGCTGTAGGTTTATTGGATTTTaagtcccacctgcagctgccttggcagggccaggccacatgATCTCACagtcctggtgcagccctggggctggACATTCCCGGCCTCGAGACACCTGCTCAGGTTTTCCGTCTATGAGGGAGGCCAAGGTTCttgggcaggggccccagtacctgggccggcctccactgccttcccacatcagcagggagctggatgggaagtggagcagctgggactcgaaccgctgcCCACACGGGTCACAGGCGGCTGCTTAACCCGCCGGCCCCCCACCGAGCTTCTTAATGCCCTGCCCTCACCtgcgtccctctctctctctctctctctccagatccGAATTCAGAGGCCCCAGGTGATCAAGACGTCTCTCTGAGTGGAAGGTGGCTCTGCAGGGAGTCTGGGAGTGAGAAGTCCCCAGAGGGGCGAAGCCTGGCGGAACAGCTCCCCGCCCGAGAGCGCCCCACGACGGACGGACGGACGCAGCCcaaggaagaggaagcagaggcagcagcccGCACGCGGAAACCGCGGGACGCCTGCTGCGGCCGGTGAAGCCGGGCCGGGCCTCCCCGCCGGCGCCGGCAGAGGCTCCCCGCGCGCCTGCGCCGTCAGCACCAGGGACAGCGCGCCCTGCCCCGAGCACCCCCGCTTGGAGGACGTGTGTTTAAACACATAGCCTTTATCTCTAGGTTTTTAAGGTCACGACTGTTTTATTTAAAGTTCCTGTTTGTACGGGTTCTGATGTTTGTGTATAAATATGATAGCATTGTAAATAGGATGATACATACGAGATCTGCCTCCCGCGTcttcctgtgcctcctgggtgacatggggtgggggagacatcGTGCCGCCCACCACTGGGGTTCAGCCTTGCCCTCTGCCCTGTAAGGCCTAGCTTGTTTCTGAAGTCCCTCCCGTCGCTGTCATTTTTAACATTCTCACGATGTTGTACGATGAATCCGGGCCaaacagctgggggggggggggtgtctctgccTCCAGCCACCCCGCTCACCGCTTGGCCCGAGCAGAGCCTGGATTCTGCTGCCCCCTCGTGGACGCTCTGAGCATCTGCAGGCGCCCTTCTCTGCCATTGCCTCCCCGGACCTCCCCAGGAGGTAGCCTTAGCCTGTAATTGGTTCATTCTCACTGTTGGCCATCAGAATCCTCAGCCCCCTAAAACTGGGCTGAATTCACATGTCTTCACTTTCggggctgcctcctgcctcacACAGGCCCAGGGGACCCTTGGTAGGTGTCCATTTCCCATCTGGGGCCCTGTCATCCAGCCCTTGGCCATTTTCTCCCTCGtggagcctgggaaaacagcttcTCTCTGCGTCTCCATCCTAGGAGCCCAGTGAGCGCTAAGCGTGTGGCCAGCATCGCTCCCCGCCCGTCTGCACACGAGGGCGGCTGAGGCAAAGAGGAAAGGCTGGGGTGGCTTCTGGGGCCGGGGAGAGgatgttctttcttcctttcgaaagatttatttatttgaaaggcagagctacagagagaggtacagatgCACGGTCGGATGCAGACACCAAGGCACGTGGAGGGGAGCCGTGGGGGCTCTAACAGCCCGCAGCAGCTCGGGCACGGCGCCTCGGCGCTCCTTGGCCAGCTACAGCATCCTCCTTGGCATGCAGACCcgctcctgcccctggcttctgcccacaGCCGGACCTGCAGGTCTGCGCACGGGCACCACCTCGGCCCAGCCCCTGATGCCCGCGGGCCTCACAGCGCTCTCCCTAGGGCCCGCCCTCCTGCCAATCACACCAGCAGTTCCTGTGCCCTTGCTCAAAGCATTGCCACcgcctacccccccccccatcttatCCAAGCAAAACCCACACTGCTGGGCTTGTGTGAAGATCCCTAGAGTCAGGACTcgcacccagccctggctccatctccccctccaTCCCATGCCCCTGCCACAGGTGCAGCCTGACTggcagcttcctcttcctccctagACCCTGGGTCTCCTATAACTCCAAttccacttcctccaggaagccctccctgatgTGACCCTTCTGTGTCTCCGTGACACTGTGCGTCCTTCCCCCGGCCGGCTCACCGTGCCATGCACAGCACAGCAGCTGTCATCGGTGCCTGCAAGGCTTAATCGAATCAGAactcctctccccatctcctctcTTCCCATCTGAGCCCTTCCCTTGCTGCAAACGGTCAAGATGAAAGGCACGGTCAGATGAGCTCCTTTGAGAATAAAACCAGCAGCCTGgcctttctccttcttctctggGGTCACTCAGGTCACCTGCCGAGAACAGCAGAGACCCCAAGGGTGGGGCAAGCATGGGGGGGAGACAGACCCCCTCCAAAATAAAACCCCCAGGCTAATGTGCCTGCCCACCCCCTAAATGTGCAGAGCAAGAGAAatcgctgggggggggggtgagaccTCTGCCAGCTGCGCCAGGCCCCCGGGGTGGGCACTGATTCCGCTATGATGATacagcaggtgggggctggggcggggttgGCGGCACCTCCCTCAGCCGGGCTCCCTGATGGAGGCAGGACTCACAGGGGAGCCAGGCAGCTGAGGAAATTTACTGCATGTTGGAGCCAAGGAAAGTGGAATTGAACTTGGGCGATAATCAGCCTGATTAGCTCTGTGCCTCCTGGAGGGAGAcaagggcaggaggcagagccggggaggagggggtgagggcAGCCGGCGTCAAGGTGGAAGCCCGGGAGCTGGGGTTTGCCAAGGTCAAGAGCGGCTGGTTGtcagagggagggtaggggagtggcagggggagccagggTTGCCACGCCGGTGCTGGCCAGCAGAAAGGCCCAAGGTCAGCTGCCAGCAGCCCCCTTGAAGACACTCGGCTTTAGCCGGTGAGGCTTGGTGCGCGGCTGAGACCAGCAGTCTGCGCTCGGTGTGGGGGCCGCCAGCTCCCTGAAGGagcacctgcagcgccagcatgcaaggtgcacctgctgcctgccgtCTCTGTCTGGGACCCCACGTCTGGCTCTCTGTTAATGTCCAGTGAGGACTGAGCGACGGTCCACCGATGGCCAAGCCCCGGATTTCCAGTACTGTCCGCACTGCAGTGACAGCTCGCGTCAGTCCGATGTCCCCTGTCGGAACAAAGTCCCCGCCGCGGCGACCTTGATGAGGACAGGAGGTGCGTtcagctcacagctctggagcGTTCTGCCTCTGATGAGAGCCCTCGTGGCTGGGTCACGTGGGCGGCCGACATCCTGGTCGGGCAGGTGctggggaagtgggggtggggagagacagagaactgggGGGAAGGGTGGCACAGGGCAGGCTTGTTCTTTTAGGACCGCGCTCTCCGGAGtctcccaggagggcagggcctcTGATAGCCCCGATGACCTAGCACTGAGCCTTGGCTCACAGAGGCCCCGAGCGTGCCAGCCTCACCACCCTGAGCACCAAGCCTCCTGCATCTCCTGGGCGCCACCATTTGTGAGGCCTGGGAGCAGCCAGCCTCCCAGCCAGCAGTGCACACGTGGGGATCCACAGTGCCCCAGCCCTACAGGCGCTCAGatgtgcagagggagggagccaccagccccctccagccaagcccccccccccactggtcCCTTGGGGGCTCGGGGGTCGGCTTCCTCCTGCTACCTCCATGAGGTTGGAGtttcagagagatcttccctctgcacaCACGGGTTGACCAGATGGACCAGGAGCgatgctgcccctccctccccctggctATTCTTGTGTTTGGGATTTGAACTAAAGCCCCCTGGGGCATGGCTCCCACACTCTGCTGTTTCTGCTTCAtcaccccccacccacctcccttTACTGGATCCAGCCGGCCACGGCCATGCAGAGATTCAATCTGAGAACAGCCAGGCCTGAGATCTGGTCCAGTAAGTCAGAGACGCCCCGAGCATCACCACCCCCATCTGTGACGCCCAGGGAGCCAGGGGTGTGCAGTGGCTTCGCGGCTGAGTCTGGAGGCTGGGGGATGGGATGGGGTCGGGGGAGCCCCAAAGATTTGAGTGCCAGGCCCCAGATCAAGGCTTTAGATGCGCTGGAGAGGGGCTGAACTCTTCCGTGGGTCTCCATGGCTGCCCTTCCCAAGGAGCACAAACTGGTCTTCTCCGAAGTGGGGGTGTCGGCAGGGCTGGTCCCGCCCCGGGCGTCTCTGCAGCTGCGGGGTGCCTGGCTGGCCAGTGCTCTTCGTCTGGGAGAAGcgtctctgccttcctcttctcCTTGGGGCTCTACCTCCCAGCGTCCGTCTTGTAGGGGCCCCAGGCGACGCGGGGTAAGGCCCGCCCTCTCCTCCACATGCTCATCTTTATCCTGCTTCCACGGAAGGTCACGTGCTGGGCTGCTGGGGTTCCGACTCGGACTTGGGACGCACAGCgcctcccctctcccagggcGGTGGAGCTCACATCTCAGAGGCCCTTAGAGCCAGAAAGGAACCCGGAGCCTCACGTACacagtggggcaggagggggccaCGGGACTCAGAATCCGCCAAAACCTGAGGAGGTGGGGCggggagagctacagagaggtcttccctccgctgggtcactccccagagctgcccgggctggcccaggtggacgcctggagccaggaactgcatccaggcctcccacgtgggtggcaggggcctgaacactccaacagtcacctgctgccccccagggtgcgcaccagcaggaagctgggatgaggagcggagccgggacttgaacccaggatctcccatgtgggaggcaggtgccacCCATGGCaccttaactgttgcaccaagtGCCTCCCAGCCAGGGTCTCCACATTGGAGGACTCATGAGTGGGTTGTACTCCCCTGGGCAGCCCCCTCCCGTGTGTGTGCATCTCCTGAGGGGTGAGGGTGTTAGGAGGCGTCAGGCACTGGGGTTCACCTCtcatccccccccacacacacacacacaacccgccccaggcagtgagagggagcaTCTCATTTGGGGTCTGGGCTTATCTCCCAGCTGGGCTGCCCCAGGGTGGGGACAGACCCCCCCGCAGGGCTGTGGTTTGGGTGTGGTTTTCCCCACCAGGGTTGTGTGCTGAGCTCGGTCAGGTCAGGTCAAGGCACCTTTAAGGGGTTGGAGCCTCGGGTCTGGGTCGTTAGGTCAATTAGGGGTGTGCCCCAGGACCAATTGTGTGCACATCACAGAGAAACTGTATGGGAACATAACAGGTTAAATGAGCGTCTGCAGcatcagtgtcccatatgggcactggttcaagtcccggctgctccacttccaatccagctccctgctaatgtgcttggagaGGACCCGAGGGGTTGGGCCcttgccgcccacgtgggagacccagatggagttcaaggcgcctggcttcagcttggcccagccccagctgttgcagccatctggggagcgaaccagcggatcaGACCGGCCCAGCATCCTGTGAAGGGTATGACATCATCAGAGCCGTGGAATCACCCCTGCTCGGGGTCACCAGGGAAGGGAGTGTGGGTGGAGAGCAGGTCTGGGCTCTGACGTGCAGGGGCAGCCAGGGGTGAGCAAGCGAGACCAAGATGCCCAGAGGACTGAGTCTCGGGGAAAGgagccagctcctctctgccCGAGGTTCCAGTGAGGCCAGACCAGCTGGCCTGAGGTGGAGACAGTGGACGACCTTGGCCGGAGCAGCCGCCTCGGAGTGCCGGGAGCAAGAATCGGATTGGAGCTGGTTTCAGAGCAggacagcagaggcagggagccagggctggagggggCGGGTGAGGTCGGGCATCCAGGGGAGGGCGGGGGAAAGATGCAGAAGAGGTTCTTGCCCGGACccagcagggctgagccaagccacgGGGGAGTCCCAGGCAAAAGGGAAATCCAGTGGTGCTCAGCCCTGGCGGATGTTTGTCTCGATGTTTTCACGTGTTGCACTGGAATATGCCAGCTTTTAACACAGCCATTCAAATGCATGGCGATGCTGGCTGTGTTTCAGCTGCTTTTGCATTTGTATCTGAAGTGCCcggggtgcagggtggggtccTGGGTCTCGCAGCCCAGCGGGGGGCTCTGATGATCGGCAGGTGCCACCCACAGGCTgacagcctcacccagccctgcctcctccccagctgtCCTGTACAGCTGACCCTACAGGGATCCGGGCTTGTCCTGGGGCCGGGGGCAGAGattccgggggtgggggtgggggcacaaaTGGGGAGAGGGGCCGCCCAGGACGCAGGATTCCCGAATACACCAACGGGATCGGCtacaggagaaagaagaggaaggcagCAGTTGCCGTGGCAACACTACGATGAGCGGAGAGGCTGCAGatgctggaggaggggcaggagcaccCACGCCAGATTCAGAAATGGGTATAGGTGGCTGTTATGGTACCTGCCGCTTCCCAGAGCGGGCAGAGAGCTTTAGCAGGGGACAGCGCGCCCTCTGGTGGGCCAAGGCGGCAACGACAGCGCCGAGAGGATGGTGCTACCGGGctctggcatggcaggcagagcagaggcgCCCGCTGGCCGTCTTGCCCGGACAGCTGCAGGGAGGAACAATGTTTTAGGAGCAAGAGCATCAGTCCTAGCCGCACACCTGCTTCTCAGCGCAAGTGAACACTTCTAGCTGGATGGGTTCAGGACACAGGCACAGGCCACCGCCCAAcaccagggctgcaggctgggcctcgAACTAtgattctgcttttaaataaatattatgaaatcaTTGCACTCTGAACTACGTTGCAGCACAGCTACCTTCAGGACGGGATGTTCCtttttctatctatttatttatatatgcttattttgtgagagacagacagacggataGACGGAGCtcccatttgcaggttcactccccagatgcctgcattgGGCAGAACTCAGCCCAGGCAGATGCTGGGAACTGGGGAACTcacatccaggcttcccatgtggtggcaggaacccagccacttaatctgtcactgctgcctcccagcacaacaggaagctggagccaggagctgaacccagGCTCCTCCATGTGGGTTGCAGTTGTCCCAACAggacaaacacctgcccctgaagcAGTTCAACCATGCTGGCCTGGGATGCATTTGTCACCGAGTGTCCCGTTAGACCTGCCTGTGCAGGGGACACCTGAGAGAGCCAGCAgctggtagcagggagctgggggagacTTGAGTACAGCCGGACCCCAAATGTGCTCTTCATTCCCACACAGGGCACGTGGCAGAGAGCAGAAGCCATACAGGCTCCAGTGGTTGAGCACAACCTCTGCACAAACACTGacgtccacttccgatccagctctctgctgcggcctgggaaagcagtggaagatgagcccctgcacccacgtgggagacccggaagaagctcctggctcctggcttcagatcagcacagctctggctgttgcagccatctggggagtgaaccagcagatgcaagacctctctctctgtctctctctctctcactgtctgtaactctacctctcaaataaataaataaataaaatctttttttaaaaaaaaaccaaactcagTTACAGTCAGCTCTTGGAATTTTGGGGGGCTCTGTGTTCACGGGTTCACCCATGGCAAATGCAGTGAGGCCGTGGATGGCTGCGTGGACGCTggttcttgtcattattccctgacCGGTGCAGCCTGCCAACGAGTCCCCGTGTGAAGCACAAGTGTGGGAAccctgctcatttttttttttttttttaatttgtcaggtagttatagacagtgagagagacagaaagaaaggtcttccttccgttggttcattccccaaatggccgctacagccggcactgagccgatctgaagccaggagccaggtgcttcctcctggaccccGCTGGGGCCCCTCCCTAAGAAGCCTTTCCTGGAGTcgccccctgctcccccccccTTCCTGGAGGCCACGGTGCTTGCTAGCTGCTTCTGTCTCCATGGTAACCGTCGGTGGGGCCTGGAGCACATTGTGGGTCTTTGAAGCAATTGTTtcatgttgggggaggggcacgaAGGGCCTCCTCTTCCAAGAAGCCTTCCAGATTCTTGGgggagatggaagacttccctcacATGTGAAGTGAAGGCGATGTTGCCACTGTCTCACCAGGCCACTGTGAGGATGACGGGGGGTTGTGCTTATGACTTGCACACTGAGCTTACTGTGAACCCCAATAAAACTGACCCTGAGGggtggggcgggcgctgtggcacaatgggttaagccactgcctgcagtgccggcatcccatatgggtgctgggttcgagtcctggctgctccatttccaatccagctccctgctcatggcctgggagagcagtggaagatggcccaagtccttgggcccctgcacctgcatgggagacctggaagaagctcctggctcctggcttcaggttggcccagctatGCCTTTAAGTAATTaagtatatctatatatctatatatctatatctatatctatatatatatataaaacacagctAACACtggggttgtggggagcaactcggactagactgttactggaattaagacttattctatgcatctgctctcccacaatatggcgctgggagaggaggaaacagcttctacacagctgcctccagttcaaccaataaacagcaggacctgctcctgattggaggggagcagcgcgctcggcgtgtgggtagcagagttgggattggtggaagaggactataaaggaggagagagacaacatgcaccaggaacatctatctgaaggaacacctgaggaacatctgagcagcccccgagagagccgtccggcggtgtgctgctcccccgtggaagtggggaaagtggcagggggaaccgcccttccacggaggtggaagggtcggtagccaacccgggaagaaccagcagcaaacccgggaagggccgagcacacaaaagaacagcgcagggtcctgtgtcgttcctccgtgaagagggggag harbors:
- the MUC17 gene encoding mucin-17, whose product is MLGVCACLSKPSSLPVICENGGSWNNGTCICPNGFEGDRCQFLVDEQLCYNGGFWDGIKCQCHLPFYGPRCQEVVDSLDLEPPQMVSAVVELSVTVTSEEYSEQLQNQSSEEFKNFNETFTKQMALIYSGIPEYYGVNITRLSPGSVVVEHDVILRTTYTPQYQEVFGQATETVEEIIMNVTAKQISTNNSCPALLCFNTTATMVQNVTIDYDPEEECRQKAGPVYSPYFTVEYKDQTPYCVSPCMSDFNVSMNCNMGKCRLETTGPRCFCLITDTHWYSGETCQWATSKSLVYGLLGAAGGLLLIIIMALLVFSLRSRRKARRKQSIEPQLYQWHEEVGQEPGTFRNVTFDLHEDSSVYVNSIYSNFEPALSNIDPETRIRIQRPQVIKTSL